One region of Miscanthus floridulus cultivar M001 chromosome 19, ASM1932011v1, whole genome shotgun sequence genomic DNA includes:
- the LOC136529668 gene encoding fasciclin-like arabinogalactan protein 3, whose protein sequence is MAPSTFLFAFFFLLPATAVAAPPGTGGNAAAAFNVTEILSRYPEFKLFNFLLSKTRVAREVNSRSSITVLVPDNSAVDWLLRRSSRLPRAALVELISVHVALDYIDAAKLAALPRGGQPAVVTTLFQTTGTARNHTGFLNVTATGRGGAVFVSAAPGSLINATFKRAVTARPYNISVLQISNFVVPPGIITRPRLPLPPPSPPAPRMRQMAIAPSPAPSSLTLPRLSPRTLPTSEGDTAEAPDTAEAPAPSRGHVARVMSWWIGAAAVGMACMLGYL, encoded by the coding sequence ATGGCTCCTAGCACCTTCTTGTTCgcgttcttcttcctcctgcccgccaccgccgtcgccgccccACCGGGTACCGGcggcaacgccgccgccgccttcaacGTGACGGAGATCCTGAGCCGGTACCCGGAGTTCAAGCTCTTCAACTTCCTCCTCAGCAAGACCCGCGTGGCGCGCGAGGTCAACAGCCGGAGCTCCATCACCGTGCTCGTCCCGGACAACTCCGCCGTGGACTGGCTCCTCCGCCGCAGCTCCAGGCTGCCGCGAGCTGCGCTCGTGGAGCTCATCTCCGTCCACGTCGCGCTCGACTACATCGACGCCGCCAAGCTGGCGGCGCTGCCCCGGGGCGGCCAGCCCGCCGTGGTCACCACGCTGTTCCAGACCACGGGGACCGCGCGCAACCACACGGGGTTCCTCAACGTCACCGCCACGGGCCGCGGCGGCGCCGTCTTCGTGTCGGCCGCGCCGGGGTCGCTGATCAACGCCACGTTCAAGAGGGCGGTCACCGCGAGGCCGTACAACATATCCGTGCTCCAGATCAGCAACTTCGTCGTGCCGCCGGGCATCATCACCAGGCCgcggctgccgctgccgccgccgtcgccgcccgcgCCGAGGATGAGGCAGATGGCGATCGCGCCGAGCCCTGCGCCGTCGTCGTTAACGTTGCCGCGGCTATCTCCGAGGACGCTTCCGACCTCAGAGGGCGATACCGCGGAGGCTCCCGACACTGCTGAAGCGCCGGCGCCGTCGCGTGGCCATGTGGCGCGAGTGATGAGTTGGTGGATTGGTGCGGCGGCCGTGGGGATGGCATGCATGCTCGGGTACTTGTAG